AGTTTGGAACAGAAACCTTTTATAAGTAAAGCTCTCACTAAAAACAGAGCATGGGAGTatttatgtaataaaaatattaagtttTCCCCAGTTGTAGAATATATGCAACTGTATCTTTAAATAATGAAAGGAATCTGTATTTGCCACCCTTCCAGGTAGGACAAGCCACAgaactttttccctttttctttttaaatttaaaagttcTCCTAAGGTTACGAAAGGTAGGCCTGATCCTGCTGGAACTTCAGAAGCCCTATTCCAGAGCTTCACCTCCATCAACCTGCACAACCTACTCCAGCAAGTTCACTGCAAGAGAGACTCTTATGTAACAGTACTGTCATGAAAAGaaataagtagaaatagatatatTTCCAGAATAGAAATAGATATAtttccagaaataaatatatttcttctacATGATAGAGCTATCCATGTTTGTGCCCAGGAACTTTACCATGTTTGGCCAGCTCCAGTCATCACGAGCTAACAGGGCAAGGAATGGAAAAAGAGCACCTCTTTATACACCTTGCTTTCTGGAGCTAGGCAGGAACAACTAGCAAAGTGGTGGGGaagtgttttttcccccattctaGCTATAGTTACAAGACTTAGTCCAACCTACTGGAGCAAGTGAGAGGGGTGACTCAGCTTTCGGGACACCCTCTTCTCCTGTAGGAAAAGGGGGAACTGTATACTTTATGGACAATTCGAGGGAATCTGTAAGATTAAGGGTTGATGCTGCATGGGAGACACAACATACGGTTCTACCTAAGCTTTCCTGTTCTAGGATCCATCATTAAAAACTTGCTGGCAAGGTGCTTCAAAAAGACCATTAAAGCTAAACAtttggtttaattttatttttagaaaaatggaTTAGCATAAGGAGTAAGACACAGCGTAACCCAGTAGAAACTGCCAGAACAACTCACAGAAACATGTTTGTAAAATGTGTTTAATACATGCTACATTTCATTCTGTACATAGGGGCTTCTCTAAACGCTGTGTTCAAACTATCCTTTCTTTCCGCTATATGAAATTTCACAGAATTCAAGCTCTTGTCTTAAGGTACGAACTGACTGAAAAATCAAGTTTCTTATCCAGCCCATTGAGCCAAACAGTATAGCTGCAACTACTTACGGCATCCTTCTTAATCCATTCGTGAGTTCCTGTTGTGCAGCCCTCTTGAGACAAAAAAGTATTAAAGTCTGTCGTTTTTCTCTTACAACAACTCCAGTACTTCATCCTATATATTATGAagggtgggaaaaaagccacataGAATCACGTAGCATTATGGCTAGTAATCAAAATACGCTGCTCAGCTACACAGAATTTTAAGAATCAGTTTAGCCACACGATACCCACCCTTCATGGAATATAGGCACACCAGCATGGTACGTGCACAGGTCTTCCATGCTGTCTGGTCCTTCAAATGTCTAGGGAAACGTTAACAGAAAATTGTTCATTAGCCACTGAATTACAGCAGGATACATGCCAAAGTTTCCCAAGCTGGTAGAAGTCAAGCACTGTTACAGCCGTTATTATTATTCTGCAATTCCCACTGGATATTGACTGAGAGAGCTTCACAATTAGCTGAGTTTACTGCTTCCTCCAGCTGTCTGGATGAGAAAGAAGGGTGGGGGGGGAATGCTTTTCTGTGGGTTTTTTAAGGGGCACTGGGAAAATATTTGCACGTGCTTACTTGGATAAACGCTTTCCGCTTTAAATTTAAACTTCGTTTAAAATAAtacctttttgtttttatgattataCATTTAAACATAAGAAAAGGGGTAAAAACTCCCTTTGTTGCAATTACAAGAAAATGTACTTATATGGTCATATCTCATATGCAGTTAAACTCTGATATATACATATGGTAACTATTCATGGCATATGTTGATCTAACATTGGTTGGCAGGGtctgtactgaaaaaaaaaaaacttgaaacaaaGCAGAAGGTCTACTGTATTGTTTCAATAAGATTTAAGATATTTACCTTTGAACAGCCGGCATTTTTGCACGTAGTCCCAATCTTTATCACGTCACCATCATCTTCTGCAAAATAAGGACTCTGTGCTTTATTTCTAACATTTCACGCTTAAAGAAATTTAGGGAAAGACGGATTGCGATATATACAGTACAAGATCAGGGGAGCACTCACACTGAGCATTTTGGGCACAGGGTGTTCGCTTTTCAAACACGACAGCACCACGCACACTGTAAGAATGAAGCGGCAGGAATaatctctgcctgcaaatcataaagaactttcagccaccatggcttttattatatttattgtattatgtattatagtgttgtatagttttatagttttatttatgttttattgtaaaccgcccagagtcccttctgggagatgggcggtgataaatttgattgattggcaaacaaacaaacaaacaaacaaataaataaataacggaCACAGCGCGTTCTTTTGTGAAAACACCTTGGAATGCTGCCAAGCTACGTACCCGTTCTTATTTCATTTCCCGATGATAGTTTTAGCTTTTCTAATGCTTGTTTCAAAGAAGGTGATACTTTCATCTGCAAGCAGCTCATCGGTTCATCAGAACTAAGGAAccagaggggggaaaaatgcatcaTTTTAATTATTCAGTCTCAAAATCTAAATATTTTGTGTAGTTTAAGGAGGTCAAAAAGAGTTCTTAATTTTAATATCCTGGGTAGTTACCATTATGGTTAAAAAAGGACCTCTAGCACTGTTGCTCCTAAGCATGGGCAAGCACAGATCACAGCACGCAATCAAGCTTATTACGTGGCAGCAAAGAACTCTTTACTACATCCTAAAAGAGACTCAGCCGACACTCAGCAGGGGATAATTATTTCAGGATTTAAACTTCTCTGAGTGAAGCTGCTAGTTCCCAGGGGAACCCCGCTTGTGAAATAAAGTTGCTCTTGTGAAATACACGTGGCAGGCAGCACCAAGATTTGCATTTCTCAGGACAAAGCAAATTTAGCTGAGCATTAAGTTGCTCAGTTTGCTCTGTGATGCAGAAGGAAACGTGCCACTGGAATTCTCTTTACTCCCCTTTCAGACTTAGCAGgacggcagagagagaaaaatcccTTCCCCCTGACGGCAACAGgtctgcaaaacattttgaaggtAGAGGACCTGCTCCAAACTAGTATCATGACTATTGCAGAGCTTGTTGAGTTTATTCTTGCTGCCTAGACAAGACAGAATCTGTAAAATCAGTTTCAGCTACTGCTGCTTGAGGAAATGGACAAATTAGGGCAACTATAGGCTTCCCTTGCTTTAGGCTAGGACTATGTTCCCCAAAAACCTTGTATAAAGTGAATTCAAATTAAGTGAGACACTAaaggagtgtcatgttcactgtttcaacgtgcactgtgcatcgtaacgtttcacatgccgtggcgctgacgcgcgtttctctttgggagggagctgctgtggaaccttgtgccaagctctgtatctgtgttcatttcaatgggatgtgtttgggttatgggctctgctcaaggacttttcccgtggaccatcagaagccgttaggagcacctgggattgtgagcctgggaggattctacggggggagggatctcgtttgcaccgagggttttttagtttgcatttggtgcgcttttatcactctcagctttctctgtgatcctgcatactattctttaataaatcagatatctttgagttcctgctcatgagtctgagtgttttagaacaggcattcATTACAAGGAATGGAAAAAATTGGGGCTGTGGAGTCATGGTTAGGGTCAACTTTTGTAACCCACGTGCATTGACAAATGTACTCATAAATTTTTAGATCCTTATTCTTAAGCAGTAGGTAATTCAGGTATGCTTTCTCCCTTGTCTTGTGTTCTCTCATTGTCTTCAGCTGGATTTCTAATGTGTGTGGTTGTCATGGTAGATGGATAGGCAGAATGCATCACAGCTATATGAATTTCATTAGCATTCTTAGTTGAATTGCACATGGTAGATTCGCCCAAATTAAAAGCTTGCCCTAGGGCTGAGGATCCACCACCAGCTTCAGCACAATGTGGTTGGGTCCATCTGTGTTTCTAGTGCTAGAGAGGTCCTTTTCGTTTTCCTTCTGGGTAAGGGGCTGAACGAGAGGCTGATGGTCATTTTGGCCATAACAGCAGCATTGGCTATTGCAGGCATGGAAGTAAGTGGGAAACAAGAGGAACAACTAGAACCACCACATAAAACGATGGTCAATGTGTGAAGGAGGGCAGAAAGGggttttggcaggaaaaaaattcaAGCAGTTTTCGTGGGAAGAAGTCTTGGCATGTTCCCAGACTTCTAGTACAAACTGACTATTCTGGCACAATCGTAATAGCCACATAAAGTGAATTCTTGGTTGAAGATGATCCATTGCCCAACAGCAAGGGAAATTTATGCTTATCAAGACGCACACCTATCGTTAAGCTCTAGCAGGGTCAGTCTAACTCAGGGATATGTGAGCTCTGTCAATTCAATGGCCCCATCAGACTTAATGCAATATCCTGAGATCCATACTCCAAAAGTGGATAGTGCTACTAAGGATACGGTCATGCAACTACAAGCATGCTTGGAGAAAGCTAATTatttatctctctttctttctggctTCAGGCCTGGATATAACAGGGAAATAGGCATGGCCACACTGATTGATGACTTTTGATAAGAGAGAACATCAGAGTGTGCTATCCTAATCCTTCTAGATACAGCATGGCAGCATACTTTGATACCATTAACCACAGGATCAGGAATTGGAGGAACAGGACGTAGCTTAGAGGTACTCCTTGGTTCCAGTCTCTTACTATGGGCACAACGGCTTCAGTAACACATACCCAGTTATGTGCCAACTATGGATCTACATGAAATGAAACAACCTGCCTTCAGAGATTCATACTTCAATAGCTATACTCACAATTGGATTGCTGCCCTGGATTCTAAACAAGGCAATCCTTGAGGATGGTTTGGAAATGCAGATGACCAGTTGTTCAATGGTGTGGCTAAATGGGTCTATTTCATGCAGCCTGGAAtccaggtccaatttaaggtgtatTAGTTTATAAAGCCTTGGAACTGAATACTTAAAACATGACTTTCTCCTCATACCATCTGAACCATGTACTAACATTCATTGAGGAGCCCTTGCTTGTGGCCCCACAGCTTAGTCTGGCTTATGTAATAGTGGCCAGGATTAAGAACTTGTCAGTGACAGCACAAAAACCTTTGGCTTATCTTCGAAGTCTGGCTGGCCAGCATACTGTTAATGAAAAGCATGTGTTCATCCAATGCACTTATAGGGTAAGAGTTACTCCagaaatagtgtttttttttagaatgccTTTAATATTGCTTCTCTAACGTGATCTTTGCTTTAAttcgtgtttttttttaaggattataGATCTAAGGTTTTATCTGAGATTGGTTGACAAATATATTTTGGGATCCTCCAGgagaagaagtaaaataaaacacactTAGAAATCCAGGGGTttaacagtaagaaaaaaatataacaaaaataaagttATAACCTATGAAGTTGATTTGGCAGTAAAGCCAGTCTTAATATAATACCTTGGCCTCTGAATTGCTTCTATTGGCTTTGGTGCTTGAATTATGTGCTCTTGAAATTTAGGTTTCAGATCAGCTAATTCTTTTCGTTCAGAGGTAGTTTTCACTTCAGGTTTGACTGGTTCTGGAGGCTTCTCACTATTATGGAAACCCTTGGTGCAACCCTGTTGTAAAAACACatgttttatttaatacaatctaTTACTCAGTTCTATCAATATACTTGAAAATGTCCCCTTTCTTCTCAGTTTTCAGATTCTTTTACCATTCTAATTTGTATGCTTAGTTAAGCAGCTGTTCCACTTTTTTATTAGAGTTATTATACGTATACACCAGTACCAGCTTCTGTTCTTCGTGGTATTATAAGATGTTAGGGCAGCAGAGTTCCTGTGCTTTAACTAGCATAGATAATAAGAGCTTCCATTTATACACAATGTGCCGTGGAGGACACCTGCAAGAGATTACATGAACCCAAGCGGTTTTTGCATCTGTCTGCCTTACTGGAAAGTTTCATTGATTAAATTTGGCCCTCAAGCATCAATATCATACTGTAGTGGATAAAAACTTTATAGTTACTAATACATACCATAATGCTTAGGAAATCAGAAAAGTCTGTTGTTCTCCTTTTACAGCATGACCAGCCCTGTAAAAATATGGCCACATCAAACATGTAATTCTCAACTGGTGACTACTGTTAAAGAACAAGTGAACTACAAAGCAGAGAACACTAACTTGAAGATGACATACTAGTCTTAAATTATTTATTCGGCATGATTCCTACTTTTTTTGTATTTCAGTTGCATCACTTCTTTCCAGCTCTGTTTGTACTGCCCAGCTAAGGCTTGATTAAGTGATGAATCAATTTAATTAAGTTTACAATCAAAATACGAATCACACCTAGTGAAAATATCCTTATCCCCAACTGAGTCAAATAAACTAATAAACTGCAAATCATTCAACATAATTCAAGCGGCTGCACCTGCCCACCTTTTTTCCCCATGATTTAGCATGTATTTATACTAAGGGTCAGTGTTATTTGAGGAAtttagaaggagaaaaaaaggagttCTACTGTACTCAGGTAAACGGATACAGAAGTCATGAAAACACTTGAAATAACTGCAGTTAGTATTATTTAACTGAAGCATTTTAAAAGCCTTTGAAATAATTATGTTTGCCCACTTACTTTAAGAGCATCATGAAAGACAGGTACTCCTGGATGATATATGCATGACtctaaaaaggaagagaaagcagaGAGCTTAGCCAAGCTCAGCAGTGAATAACATCATGTGAGCAGTATTTAGCTGAACAATTTAGTCTTATGAGACAGCcattaaatattttcaaatgtttccaGAAGAATAGTGCCAGCTAGCGATGTATTAAATACTTatctaaacagaaagaaaacagaatttagGAAGCTTTTATAGTTACAGACCACTTATTTTGGAGGCCACTGTATCGCTTGCTCTAGCCCTTTCTCAGATACTTTTCTCAGATGCTGTCTGATCTGCAAAAACCAaaaaattaacacacacacagggtCAGGAAAATAAATTCGTAGGCTATAAttattatctgagggactgcctctccccagtgacacctgcccatcccaccagatccggCAGAAGAGTCATGGTACGGGTCCCGCGTTAAGAGAGGTACACTTGAGGAGTCCCAGGAGGTAgaccttctctgccgtggcaaccgccttatggaatattctcccccctGAAGTTAGGTTGGCTCCATCCGTGATTTTCTGGAAGTCCTTGAaacctggttatgtcatcaggcctgggggttcCAGGAGACCAGTGGGATCCTGAGGTGGCACCATCCTTGTTGTTAACATTCGCTGCTCCCTCTTAGCCTTgtgatttctaattttttttttaatcatagtttTTTCTATGTTTTATTCTTATAATTTTCTTGTATGCTGcccactttttgtgagatgggcagtcatgtaaatttgataaataaataaataaaggcacaaTATTGAACAAGTTGAGGGAGGAACTTACTAggcaattttattctttttactaaTCTCTAAACTGACAGCTGGCTTGGTATGAGCTCTATCCAAATTTTACCTAATTATGGTAGTATCGCTTGTAACGCAAGTTATCCTAgtatgaaccaaatgcaaggaaTCAGTCCAAGGTCAGGATCCAAAACAAAAAGTAACTAGTACTGCATGTTTTAGGAACTTTGGACTTGTGTTTGTTTGCCAACATTCACTCATGCTTCCTGGGAAACCTGATTTGGAACAGGAATTTCAAATGATTTTGTCTTGAGAAGAATGATGTTTAAAGGAGTAAAGAAGGCAAaatccaatgggaggagatgggcggggataaatttgataaataaataaataaataataaaaatgctgtgAGCTACTTGACACTACTCCATGGATCTCATTCTAAATGTTGGCAAACTTTaatctaggtgcaaagattaccgcagatgctgactgcagtcaggaaatcagaagacgcttcatccttgggagaagagcaatgacaaatctcgatgaaatagttaagagcagagacatcacactgacaacaaaggtccgcatagttaaagcaatggtattcccagtagtaacatatggctgtgagagctggaccataaggaaggctgagagaaggaagatcgatgcttttgaactgtggtgttggaggaaaattctgagagtgccttggactgcaagaagatcaaaccagtccatcctccaggaaataaagccagactgctcacttgagggaacgatattaaaggccaaactgaaatactctggccacatgatgagaagacaggacaccctggagaagatgctgatggtagggagagtggaaggcaaaaggaagaggggccgaccaagggcaagatggatggatgatattctagaggtgacggactcgtccctgggggaaccgggggtgttgacgaccgacaggaagctctggcgtgggctggtccatgaagtcacaaagagtcagaggcgactaaacgaataaacaaccaccaCCATCTCCTGAAAATGTAAACAGGTCTCAAGGGAAAAAATGCCAACACATATATGAAATTCCACCATCTGCTGGTGTCAAAAATGTGCAAACAACAGTCCCAGTTCACTTCCAATTTTTCGCTATCAGCTCTGCAAATACTTATTTCTGCATCTCAGCTTCTGAAGGAGAAATTAACAAGGTACTTTAAACAGTAAGCTTCCATTCAAGCAATACATGCAGCACATCTTGTATCAACAGAGAAGGTAAAATTACTTTCAAGATAAACTTGATTGCTGGTGACTGCATGGGCACATCCACGTTATCGACAGTTACATGGAAGTGATCTGCCAAAGCAGTCTTCTGGTGAGGTTTTCGGACATCCCAGTTTAGTCCATAACCCTAGCACCATAACCCTGGTGCTCTTTCATCCAAGTAATCACTAGATACAGCCATATTTTGCTTTTGCAAAATAAGTCAAGCCTTGCCAGGTGTTGCCTTGGGGAGGCTACTAGCACTGCAAATATGGTCAGACAAAATATTAATACTAaaacatgggaaaaaaatcagtcccCAAAGTTACAAGTGTTAAAAAGGTGGGGAAAACCTTGGCTTCTGGAACTCTTTCCAACCCTTTTTCCATCAGTGGCCATATGAGGCATttgttattttcttctgtgtagtcAAGTAACGTGTTGTACCTCTGTGTCTTTGCTCTTCCCTCATGGGGTTGTGTCTAGATGTGTGTATAAGGAAGCAAAAGGCAGATTGTGAGTGCTCTTCTCTGGGTCACTTGAACAGGAGGGAGAGGGGCTTCGAATGGACAGCCAGCAGTGTTTCAAGCCCAACTGCTTCTCCAATAGGCCTGCAAACATTTATTCTCTTCAGCCCCTGGCCTGATCTGGCCCATTTCTGATCTTCATGGTTATTTGGCCAGCTCCTCCCCATGCACGCAAAATTTGTTCCCATTCTGTTCAGGGTTATCAATCAGGATGTCTtgagcccctttacataatttcttcccAACATTTATGCTTTTGGCCCTTAGTTGTTTCTTTGCACCTTGTTACTCGCCTAGAGTCTGTGAGAATtggggtgggatataaatattggaaataaacaaacaaaatttctCTTTGGTCGGAAAgaacaacaacagtttctctttaCATATTAGAGTGCCTTTATTCTCCCTTAACGATCAGGTCACAGGTTAATATAGGTTCAGAAAATACTCAACGTGCCTTAAGTTTCTGTTATTTATCTCAAGTAAAGGGATTGCTGTCATCTA
The Candoia aspera isolate rCanAsp1 chromosome 5, rCanAsp1.hap2, whole genome shotgun sequence genome window above contains:
- the CHORDC1 gene encoding cysteine and histidine-rich domain-containing protein 1 isoform X2, giving the protein MALLCYNRGCGQRFDPAANTEESCIYHPGVPVFHDALKGWSCCKRRTTDFSDFLSIMGCTKGFHNSEKPPEPVKPEVKTTSERKELADLKPKFQEHIIQAPKPIEAIQRPSSDEPMSCLQMKVSPSLKQALEKLKLSSGNEIRTEDDGDVIKIGTTCKNAGCSKTFEGPDSMEDLCTYHAGVPIFHEGMKYWSCCKRKTTDFNTFLSQEGCTTGTHEWIKKDAGKKVVPCRHDWHQTGVKYPYCV
- the CHORDC1 gene encoding cysteine and histidine-rich domain-containing protein 1 isoform X1; the encoded protein is MALLCYNRGCGQRFDPAANTEESCIYHPGVPVFHDALKGWSCCKRRTTDFSDFLSIMGCTKGFHNSEKPPEPVKPEVKTTSERKELADLKPKFQEHIIQAPKPIEAIQRPSSDEPMSCLQMKVSPSLKQALEKLKLSSGNEIRTEDDGDVIKIGTTCKNAGCSKTFEGPDSMEDLCTYHAGVPIFHEGMKYWSCCKRKTTDFNTFLSQEGCTTGTHEWIKKDAGKKVVPCRHDWHQTGGEVTISIYAKNSVPELSRVEANRTLLNIHIVFEGDKEFNQNLNLWGVIDVKRSYVNMTATKIELTMRKAEPMLWAGLELPVSKLQHREPQNIAEQA